The window TGTTACTTGGGTTTAGTCTTTTGTATTCCACATTGCATTTTTTGAATCGCAATCGGATTTACAGAGCGGTTTGGCGGACACTTCCTGTTGTATTCATCATCCTTCTCCTTTTTTTACTCATTGCTGATTTGATTTATTATGAGAATGGAAACAAACACTTAGGATACGAAGCGTTTGCCTACCTTGGGTTTGAAATGTTGCCCCTTGTTGGTTCAGCCTTTTCGCAAAATCCATTTTTGTTTTTACTTGGGATCGTTGTCATTGGGGGCATTGGGTTTGGCATTTATAAGATCCAATCTAAGTTTCCGTATTCCCATGTGAATTTGCATTACAAATGGGCCGGGCTTCAATTTTTACTGGTCTTAAGCTTACTCATTCTTGGTATCAGGGGAGGGATCCAAACAAGCCCACTTCGAACAAGTGATGCCATCATCACAAAGGAGACCATTACCAATGATTTGGTTTTGAATCCTGGTTTTACTGTCATCACCGATCTCAAAATGACAAAGGTGGATGACCGCCATTATATGAAATTATCGGATGCCACATCATTTGTGCGAAAAGAAGTGGCATATCCCGGTGCCGAATTTGTGAGTGAGGAATACCCGCTACTTCGTAAAACTACTGTCAGTTCCAAAAAACAACTCCCTCATATCGTTGTGGTTGTGCTTGAGGGTTGGACAGGGAAGTTCATTGATATCATTGGGACTGGAAAAGTGGAAGGGAAGGTTGTCACCCCTTACTTCAACCAACTCATCCGCCAAGGAATGTTCTTTAAACATTTTTTTGCGAGTGGGGGTCGAACCACGAATGGTCTTATGGCGCTTATGGGTGGGATCCCTGACAGACCTGGTCTGACTGCCGTTCGTACGCCCCAAATCCTCAACCGGTTTTCGGGGCTTGGGAATATTGCAAAAACCATCGGTTATGAAACCCTTTTTGTCACAGGGACGGATTTGAGTTTTAATAACAAAGGGAGTATCATGTACCACTGGGGGTTTGATACCCTTGTCGGCAAACAAGACCTAGAAAAAAATCCAGACTATAAAACTGGACCTTGGAGTTACTTAGACGAATCGTCGCTTGACGCCATGCACAAACGTCTGTTAAACGTGAGTCCAGAAAAACCAATCGTCTCTGTGATCCATACAGGGACAACTCACTACCCATACAAAGTTCCAGATGAAAAATACCGTTTGTTTGGAAAGGACACACAAGATAGTGAATACCTAAATGTTTTACATTACGCAGACTTTGCCCTATATGAATATTTGGAAAAGGCAAAAAAGGCACCTTACTTTAAGGATACGATTTTCTTTTTTGTCTCCGACCATAGCCACCATAGGTTTCTCAATTATTATGAAGATCGAAATGTACCACTACTCATTTATGCCCCAGGGAAAATCAAACCAGAGATCCGGGAAGATTTTACGTCCCAACTTGATCTCATTCCGACCATCCTTGGGTTTATGGAAAGGGAAATGTATTTCAGCGTCATGGGCCGTGACCTAAGGAAGGTCAAAGGTTCTTCTGCGTATTTTGCGTATGGAAATATTTTTGGTTGGATCGAAGATGATTTTTTGTATTACCAATCGGTCACAGGTGGGCAAGGGGAAACCAAAACCATCAAGGAACCATTTGTGGACCTTGGACTCTGTTACCAAAACTTAAATTTATGCAAAAATCATGCAGAGAAAACAAAAGCGTATTTGAACTTAGGAGACGAACTTCTGAAGTCGAACAAATTGTTCCCTTCAGAGTCCGTCCTAAAAGAAATAAAATCTAATACCAAGTATTAGAAATATTACTCAAATCAAAAAAAGTTTTTCGTTTGAGGATGATCCAAACTAAGGATACAAACGAAAGGCCAATGAGTGGGATGGCAAAAATTTCAATATTGGGGGATATTGGAATAAACAAGTGCCAGAACAAAAGCAACTATAAAGAGCATATTCCGCACCACTTCTGTCCGGCGT of the Leptospira biflexa serovar Patoc strain 'Patoc 1 (Paris)' genome contains:
- a CDS encoding LTA synthase family protein produces the protein MKKFFSHIPFYIRFHLLLAGLGIVFLTIYRIAFFLMYSYRMNDKSVWIILKAFLKGARFDISVLCVLLGFSLLYSTLHFLNRNRIYRAVWRTLPVVFIILLLFLLIADLIYYENGNKHLGYEAFAYLGFEMLPLVGSAFSQNPFLFLLGIVVIGGIGFGIYKIQSKFPYSHVNLHYKWAGLQFLLVLSLLILGIRGGIQTSPLRTSDAIITKETITNDLVLNPGFTVITDLKMTKVDDRHYMKLSDATSFVRKEVAYPGAEFVSEEYPLLRKTTVSSKKQLPHIVVVVLEGWTGKFIDIIGTGKVEGKVVTPYFNQLIRQGMFFKHFFASGGRTTNGLMALMGGIPDRPGLTAVRTPQILNRFSGLGNIAKTIGYETLFVTGTDLSFNNKGSIMYHWGFDTLVGKQDLEKNPDYKTGPWSYLDESSLDAMHKRLLNVSPEKPIVSVIHTGTTHYPYKVPDEKYRLFGKDTQDSEYLNVLHYADFALYEYLEKAKKAPYFKDTIFFFVSDHSHHRFLNYYEDRNVPLLIYAPGKIKPEIREDFTSQLDLIPTILGFMEREMYFSVMGRDLRKVKGSSAYFAYGNIFGWIEDDFLYYQSVTGGQGETKTIKEPFVDLGLCYQNLNLCKNHAEKTKAYLNLGDELLKSNKLFPSESVLKEIKSNTKY